The segment GCAAGCCGGTCCTGGCGTCGCTGCTGGTGCTGTTCATCGTCGGCAACCTGCTCTCGGCGCTGGCGCCCGACTACTCCGCGATGTTGCTGGGCCGCATTATCGCCGCGCTCTGTCATGGTGCGTTCTTCGGAATCGGCGCGGTCGTCGCCGCGGACATGGTCGTTCCGGCAAAGAAGGCCGGTGCGATCGCCATCATGTTCACCGGGCTGACCGCGGCCAATGTGCTCGGCGTGCCCTTTGGCACCTTGTTGGGTCAGGCGGCGGGCTGGCGCTCGACGTTCTGGGCGATTACGGCAATCGGTGTCGTCGCCCTGGTGGGAATCCTGGTGCTCGTGCCGAACTCCAGTCAGGCTGCGCAGGCAGCGGGCCTGCGCAGCGAACTGCTCGCCTTTCGTTCGAAGCAGGTATGGCTCTCGATCGCGGTCACGGTGCTTGGATTCGGCGGGATGTTCGGAGCGTTCACCTACATCGCGTTCACGCTGACCGCCGTCAGTGGTTTCGCGGCATCCGCCGTCCCGTGGTTGCTCATCCTGTTCGGAATCGGCCTCTTCATCGGAAACGCCATCGGCGGCAAGGCAGCCGATCGCAATGTCGATGCAACGCTTCTGGTTGTGCTGGTAGCGCTGACCGCCATCCTGGCTCTCTTTGCGCTGACTGCCCGCAATCCGATCGCTTCCATCGTCGCGTTGGTGCTTATGGGCGGGTTCGGCTTCGCGACGGTGCCCGGCCTGCAAACCCGGGTGATGGCGTATGCCAAGCAGGCGCCGACGCTTGCCTCCGGTGCCAACATTGCCGCCTTCAACCTTGGCAATGCGCTAGGAGCCTGGCTGGGCGGGACCATGATTGCCGCGGGCCTCGGCTACACCTCGCCGATCTGGGCCGGTGCCGGACTCACCCTGATGGCGGTGGCAGTCATGACCGTCGCCGCCACAACCGTGAACCGGCAGTCGGCGACGGCTGATCGCGCGACCGTCCCGGCCGGTCGGTCGGGTATCGGGCTAGGTTGTGCCGGCCGGGAATGATCGATGCCCCCTGTCGGTTACCTCAGGCATGCCCGGAACCCTAAAAGTAGACATCTGGTCCGATATCGCCTGCCCGTGGTGCTACATCGGAAAACGCAAGTTCGACCGCGGGATTGAAGACTTCCGTGCCGCCGCCGGCGACGACGCGCCGGCCGTCGAGGTCGCATATCACAGCTTCGAGCTGGCTCCGGATACTCCTGTTGATTTCGAGGGCAGTGAAGCGGAGTTCCTTCAGTCGCACAAAGGGATGCCCGCTTCGCAGGTTCGGGACATGCTCGGCCGGGTGACGGCGATCGCCAATGAGACCGGCCTCGACTACAACTTCGATGCTCTCCAGCACACGAACACGGTGAAGGCGCATCAACTGCTGCACTATGCGAAATCACGTGGCAGGCAGCTGGAGGCAAAGGAACGACTGCTTCGCGCCTACTTCATCGAGGGCCGGCATATCGGCCGGGATGCGGATCTCGCGGACCTCGCCGCCGAGATCGGCCTGGACCGGGATGATGTCCTGCGCTCCCTGAGCGAGAACGAGCACCTTGAGGAGGTGCGGGCAGACCAGGCCCTGGCTCAGCAGTACGGCATCACCGGGGTGCCGTTCTTCGTATTCGATGGCAAGTATGGCGTCTCGGGAGCGCAGGAGCCAGCCAGCTTCGCGCAGGTGCTTGACCAGGTGTGGAATGAGCGGGAGAAGGTTTGACCATCGGAGAGAATCACTCCGGCGAGGTTGCCGCGGAGTTGGAAGCCGAGTCTGATGCCGAAGT is part of the Saxibacter everestensis genome and harbors:
- a CDS encoding MFS transporter, which gives rise to MPIGLIALAIGGFGIGLTEFVIMGLLPEVAADFQVNEAAAGWLISGYALSVVIGALGLTAAVTRFARKPVLASLLVLFIVGNLLSALAPDYSAMLLGRIIAALCHGAFFGIGAVVAADMVVPAKKAGAIAIMFTGLTAANVLGVPFGTLLGQAAGWRSTFWAITAIGVVALVGILVLVPNSSQAAQAAGLRSELLAFRSKQVWLSIAVTVLGFGGMFGAFTYIAFTLTAVSGFAASAVPWLLILFGIGLFIGNAIGGKAADRNVDATLLVVLVALTAILALFALTARNPIASIVALVLMGGFGFATVPGLQTRVMAYAKQAPTLASGANIAAFNLGNALGAWLGGTMIAAGLGYTSPIWAGAGLTLMAVAVMTVAATTVNRQSATADRATVPAGRSGIGLGCAGRE
- a CDS encoding DsbA family oxidoreductase, whose product is MPGTLKVDIWSDIACPWCYIGKRKFDRGIEDFRAAAGDDAPAVEVAYHSFELAPDTPVDFEGSEAEFLQSHKGMPASQVRDMLGRVTAIANETGLDYNFDALQHTNTVKAHQLLHYAKSRGRQLEAKERLLRAYFIEGRHIGRDADLADLAAEIGLDRDDVLRSLSENEHLEEVRADQALAQQYGITGVPFFVFDGKYGVSGAQEPASFAQVLDQVWNEREKV